In one window of Camelina sativa cultivar DH55 chromosome 15, Cs, whole genome shotgun sequence DNA:
- the LOC104747105 gene encoding uncharacterized protein LOC104747105, whose amino-acid sequence MSFRSHSTGSSQFAEKITEDPVTYKTAQSTVTCIYQAHISGFWRNVTVLWSKNLMNHSLMVMVTSVEGDMNYCCKVDLKPWHFWNKKGYKSFEVEGNPVEVYWDFRSAKFVSSPEPSSDFYVALVSEEEVVLLVGDYKKKAFKRTKSRPALVEAALFYKKENVFGKKCFTTRAKFYDEKKEHEIIVESSTSGPKEPEMWISIDGIVLVQVKNLQWKFRGNQTVLVDKQPVQVFWDVYDWLFSTPGTGHGMFIFKPGNGEDSDMEGSGHGGGGGGESDTSTAGSRYYSTKSSNPWPPEFCLFLHAWKLD is encoded by the coding sequence ATGTCGTTTAGATCACATTCGACGGGGAGTAGTCAATTCGCAGAGAAGATAACAGAGGATCCTGTAACGTATAAGACAGCACAAAGCACCGTGACGTGCATCTACCAAGCACATATATCTGGATTTTGGAGGAATGTGACGGTATTGTGGTCCAAGAATCTCATGAACCATTCGCTTATGGTCATGGTGACTAGCGTGGAAGGTGATATGAATTACTGTTGCAAGGTTGATCTCAAGCCCTGGCATTTTTGGAACAAGAAAGGCTATAAGTCGTTCGAGGTGGAAGGGAACCCGGTAGAGGTGTATTGGGATTTTAGGTCTGCGAAATTCGTGAGTAGCCCCGAGCCGAGTTCGGATTTCTACGTGGCTTTAGTCTCAGAGGAAGAGGTGGTTTTATTGGTGGGTGATTACAAGAAGAAGGCTTTCAAGAGAACAAAGTCGAGGCCCGCTTTGGTAGAGGCTGCCTTGTTCTACAAGAAAGAAAACGTGTTTGGCAAGAAGTGTTTTACGACCAGGGCTAAGTTTTACGACGAGAAAAAAGAGCACGAGATCATTGTCGAAAGCTCGACCTCGGGGCCTAAAGAGCCAGAGATGTGGATAAGCATAGACGGGATTGTGTTGGTACAAGTAAAAAATCTGCAATGGAAATTTAGAGGGAATCAGACGGTGCTGGTCGATAAACAACCAGTTCAAGTGTTTTGGGATGTGTATGATTGGTTGTTCAGCACGCCAGGGACAGGCCACGGTATGTTTATATTTAAACCAGGGAACGGTGAAGATAGCGACATGGAAGGGAGTGGtcacggtggtggtggaggtggtgagAGCGATACAAGTACAGCTGGGAGCAGGTATTATTCGACCAAAAGTAGTAACCCCTGGCCGCCCGAGTTTTGCCTTTTTCTTCATGCTTGGAAACTGGACTAG